A section of the Acanthochromis polyacanthus isolate Apoly-LR-REF ecotype Palm Island chromosome 1, KAUST_Apoly_ChrSc, whole genome shotgun sequence genome encodes:
- the LOC110955844 gene encoding alcohol dehydrogenase class-3 chain L, with translation MATAGKVIRCKAAVAWEAGKPLVMEEVEVAPPKAGEVRVKIVATGICHTDSYTLSGSDPEGVFPVILGHEGAGIVESVGEGVTKFQPGDTVIPLYVPQCGECKFCKNPKTNLCQKIRITQGKGLMPDGTSRFSCKGKSLFHFMGCSTFSEYTVVADISLAKVHQGASLDKVCLLGCGITTGYGAALNTAKVEAQSTCAVFGLGALGLAAIMGCKAAGAGRIIGIDLNSDKFKTAREFGATDVINPKDYSKPIQEVLVEMTDGGVDYSFECVGNVAIMRAALEACHKGWGTSVIIGVAAAGQEISTRPFQLVTGRTWKGTAFGGYKSVESVPKLVEEYMNKNLKVDEFVTHTLPFEKITDGFDLMHAGKCIRVVLQV, from the exons ATGGCAACTGCAGGAAAG GTGATCCGGTGCAAAGCTGCAGTAGCATGGGAGGCTGGGAAACCTCTGGtgatggaggaggtggaggtggcaCCTCCAAAGGCTGGGGAGGTCCGCGTCAAG attgtgGCCACAGGGATCTGTCACACTGACTCCTACACGCTGAGCGGCTCTGACCCTGAGGGAGTTTTCCCTGTAATACTGGGCCACGAGGGAGCTGGTATCGTAGAGAGTGTCGGAGAGGGAGTCACCAAGTTTCAACCAG GAGACACTGTCATACCCTTGTATGTCCCACAGTGTGGAGAGTGCAAGTTCTGTAAGAACCCCAAAACCAACTTGTGTCAAAAGATCAG GATCACTCAGGGCAAAGGCCTGATGCCTGATGGAACATCCCGTTTCTCCTGCAAAGGAAAGAGTCTCTTCCACTTCATGGGCTGCAGCACTTTCTCTGAGTACACGGTTGTGGCTGACATCTCTCTGGCCAAAGTGCACCAGGGGGCCTCTCTAGACAAGGTGTGTCTGCTGGGCTGTGGTATCACCACTGGTTATGGAGCTGCTCTAAACACTGCCAAG GTGGAGGCACAGTCCACCTGTGCAGTGTTCGGCCTCGGGGCGCTGGGCCTTGCAGCAATCATGGGCTGTAAAGCAGCTGGAGCAGGCAGAATTATTGGAATTGATCTCAACTCTGACAAGTTTAAAACTGCTCGAGAATTTGGGGCCACAGATGTTATAAACCCAAAAGACTACAGCAAGCCAATCCAAGAGGTCCTGGTAGAAATGACAGATGGAGGCGTGGACTACTCCTTTGAATGTGTGGGCAATGTGGCAATTATG AGGGCTGCCCTAGAGGCCTGCCATAAAGGATGGGGAACTAGTGTCATTATTGGGGTGGCAGCAGCTGGACAAGAGATCTCCACCCGACCCTTCCAGTTGGTGACTGGACGCACCTGGAAAGGCACTGCATTTGGAG GATACAAGAGTGTGGAAAGTGTTCCCAAACTGGTGGAGGAGTACATGAACAAGAATCTTAAAGTAGATGAGTTTGTGACTCACACTCTGCCCTTTGAGAAGATCACTGATGGTTTTGATCTaatgcatgctgggaaatg CATCCGCGTTGTCCTTCAGGTCTAG